The sequence below is a genomic window from Gossypium hirsutum isolate 1008001.06 chromosome A11, Gossypium_hirsutum_v2.1, whole genome shotgun sequence.
ttaaacattttattaaGTATTTCACTAAATAAAAAACCCCTAAAGATATTGAGGGATTAGTTTTGCTCATATTTCTTGTTGCCCACGATCCCTAACTTTTGAACGTTGACATATTCTAATCGTATTCTTattttacccttccaagcccaCCAACGGAACCGTCCTTCTCAAAATTAGGcaagggtaaaacagtcattCAATCACAAATCCCTTAATGTTAAATAAAGCCCACCAATCAGATTTGCTAAAACCCTAGCACAGCCTTTTAAACCCTACGGTCTTCATCATCTTGCTCTTACCATGGCTGCTTCTGTTCTCCGCCGTGCTTTACAGCGCCGTGAGCTTCACTCCGCTTGCAGATCCGTAAGTTTCTCTTTATCTTGGGTCTTTTGCGTTTTCCTGTCTTTGTTGCTTTTTGGTTGATGtgatttatttttttccattttctttttctttcatgttAACTCATTTTAGAACTCTGTAATAACTTGATTCCTCTATTTCTGGGGAACATGGTCGAGTCTTTGCCCGCTTTTTTCGTTTGTTTAAAGGCCAAAGATTTTATGTTGCAATACCATCAATggagtttttttttctcatttctttcatTTCTCTCATCTTTTTGGGTCTTAGCCTAGCCTTTTGATCAAATTATATCaactatataaaataaaaagctttTAGGACTTATTTTGGGTTTAAGTTAAACTTCGATTGGTTCATCATTAGTTAGGCAACAGCTGTTGAATTGTTATAATTGCTGATTACAATGTGTTTGTGGTTATGAAAGATTCTGGGTTTACCTTTActtaaagaaattgaaatattgtTGTTTCGTTTCTTTCTGATGAGATATTGCTGGTGGACTTTTTGTAATTGGCCACTGAAGCTTACTAGTGTTTCTTATTCTTAATATAGTTGACTGGAAATGCAAAGACATCCTTGGCTAGGTCTCCACTGGTCAAATGGGCATCCTTGGCAAGATCCTTCAGGTATTCTTAAATATCTTCAAAACATTATCAAATCTCAGTGGCTAATTATTTGCTAAGATGTTATTCCTGCATTACAGCTCAAGACCTGTTGGTAATGATGTTATTGGTATTGACCTGGGTACAACCAACTCATGTGTATCAGTTATGGAGGGAAAGGTAGATTATTCTTCCTGACTAATATTATTGATCTTTGTTGAAGTATatattttggatttctttttgtGAAAATGGGAACTATTTTATTCAGATTGTTCAAGTCCTTTGTATGTATTCTGCAGAATCCTAGGGTAATTGAGAATGCTGAAGGAGCTAGAACCACACCATCTGTGGTTGCCTTCAACCAGCAGGGGGAGCTAATTGTTGGAACACCAGCCAAACGGCAGGCTGTGACCAACCCAACAAACACATTTTTTGGAACAAAACGTCTGATTGGGAGACGTTTTGATGATGCTCAGACACAGAAAGAAATGAAGATGGTACCTTACAAGATAGTTAGAGCTCCCAATGGGGATGCCTGGCTTGAAGCCAATGGAAAAACTTATTCCCCGAGCCAGATTGGTGCATTTGTTCTAACAAAGATGAAGGAAACCGCAGAAGCATACCTTGGTAAAACGGTGACCAAAGCTGTTATCACTGTTCCTGCATATTTTAATGACGCACAAAGGCAGGCCACCAAGGATGCTGGGCGGATTGCTGGGTTAGATGTCGAAAGGATTATCAATGAACCAACTGCTGCCGCGCTTTCCTATGGGATGAATAACAAGGAGGGTATCATAGCAGTATTTGACCTTGGAGGTGGTACTTTTGATGTTTCTATATTAGAAATTTCGAATGGTGTTTTTGAGGTATGCTtgtatttctttatttgttttattcatGCTTTGCTAAATTGATTGACTTGGAGAGCCTTTTTATCAGGTAAAAGCAACAAATGGAGACACTTTCTTGGGTGGAGAGGACTTTGACAATGCACTATTAGAATACTTGGTGAGTGAATATAATAGAACTGATAACATTGATCTCTCGAAGGACAGGCTTGCCCTGCAGAGGCTACGTGAGGCGGCCGAAAAGGCTAAGATTGAACTTTCATCTACATCCCAAACTGAAATCAACCTTCCATTCATAACTGCTGATGCTTCAGGGgcaaaacatttaaatataacgCTAACCAGATCCAAGTTTGAGGGTCTAGTCAGCAGCCTGATTGAGAGAACTAGAATTCCGTGTAAGAATTGTTTGAAGGATGCCGGAATATCCCTCAATGATGTGGATGAAGTATTGCTTGTTGGAGGAATGACTCGTGTTCCCAAGGTGCAAGAAATTGTATCAGAAATATTTGGCAAGTCTCCAAGCAAAGGGGTTAATCCTGATGAGGCAGTTGCAATGGGAGCTGCTATTCAAGGTGGTATCCTTCGAGGTGATGTTAAGGAGCTGCTTCTGTTGGATGTAACTCCTCTGTCACTTGGTATAGAAACACTTGGAGGAATTTTCACCAGGTTGATCAACAGAAATACAACTATCCCTACAAAAAAATCACAGGTCAGTATTATGATACATTTCTGTGTTGCCTCGGATATATTCATGACTTGAGAGTACAATAACTTCACTGGTAGTATTTAAAACTGTTCCAATACTTAAAGTGTGAGAGCAGCTAATTCTCTCTATCGGTAATATAGCCCGCAAcagaatatgaaaaaaaaaaattgttttgataaTGCGCACATGTTTGCACAAATGAATCTTGCCATCTTATGTGTGCAAGTGTTATTGTTGTGCCAATTGATTGCATGGTCTTTCTGCTTGCTGGTATTGACGGGtgttgtattttaatttgttaaccATCCTCTCAGTTTACATATTAAGATGTGCTGAGATCCCTTCCCGGCAAAAATTTACACTGGTTTTTGTGGTTTCAGGTTTTCTCTACTGCAGCAGACAACCAGACTCAAGTTGGAATTAAAGTTCTTCAAGGTGAACGTCACATGGCAGCTGACAATAAGATTTTGGGTGAGTTTGATCTTGTTGGTATTCCACCTGCACCTAGAGGGATGccacaaattgaagtcacattcGACATAGATGCCAATGGGATTGTAACTGTTTCTGCCAAGGATAAGGCAACTGGAAAAGAACAGCAAATCACAATCCGATCATCTGGTGGTCTTTCTGAGGATGAGATTGATAAGATGGTGAAGGAGGCTGAATTGCATGCTCAGAAAGATGAGGAGAGAAGAACTTTGATTGACTTGAGAAATAGTGCTGACACAAGCATATACAATATTGAGAAGAGCTTGAATGAGTACAGAGACAAGATTCCGAATGAGATTGCTTCAGAGATAGAGTCTGCCGTGGCAGATTTGAGGAATGCAATGGCTGGGGACAGTGTAGATGAAATCAAGGCTAAAATGGATGCTGCCAATAAGGCTGTTTCAAAGATTGGAGAGCACATGAGTAAGGGTTCTGGTTCTGATGGTGGTTCCTCTGGCTCTGGAGGGTCCACGGGTGAGGATCAGTCCCCCGAGGCAGAATATCAGGAGGCTAGGAAGTAAAACCTGAATAAGAACACATGATACTCGACATGTTTCTTCCAATTACTAATTCGATCATATTTCAAGATTGATTTATAGACGTTACATAAAAAAACTCAAGCTGCAGGATTGTGGATGCAATCCTAGGATTTTATGTTCATTTTGCAGTATTGAATATGTTTTTATTGAGCACTCTATTCTTTGAAGGTAAACGAAGCCATTTTGACTTGCATATTATGTGTCGCATGTTATGAACGAAATCTACTTGAAAATGGAGCTTCTTATACTAACTGATGAATTGATGCTATGGGGTtttcattatttcattatttttactaattaattgTAAGAATTTTACAAGTAATAAGGTTTTGTTTAATTATGCCGTGAAAATGAAAACTTAATAGTAATGATGTCTCTACTCTTCTCGACATTAACATTAACTTAATgaattgggtttgggttttgaAATTGGGCAACtgagtttttttagttttacaaACTGAACTACAACATCGatacataattattattattttttataaattgttaaaatgttattaattgtTGGGCATTTTGCAATGCAAAGCAACTTCTTCAGGGTCATGAAGTGTggattttttcatttttacagcAGCGCTACAGGTGataaattcaaccaaaatcttCTCACAGAAACTACAGAATCTTGTACATGGTGTTTATCTGATTATTGGTCCTTTACAGAGAAAACAAACAATGTAAGGCTGATTCAAACTtctggaaaataatttaattttttggaaaaattaatattttctaatgtttggatgaatctgtctaaaatagtttttatttttgatagatttcttaaaaatatttcataaaattcaagttcgttacaacgtcattttttaattatatgactaccaagttagtattttttatttaaaaacatgacattaacaaaattagaaaaaatttaatgatgttaataattggacttgatttttaaatttgaaaagtaaagggactaaattcttgaaaataaaagtataaaaactaaattgtaaatctgtgaagtgtacatagacttacgatgtattttaacctttatactacaaaacatttattattaacatatctataattacaataaatatttattatcaaaatattaatattgaatattttcaataatatatgaataatattatctaaaattattatttttaaaatctattattaaaataaaattgaaatattaaataattaataataaattatatttattatattaataatttattatatgactaaatataaataattaaatatgaatatttaataatattaaaaaatataatatttttaatatttttaaaataaaaataaaatttattattaatataataatattaagcttgatttaagttattttttatataaaaataaaattatctatagaggagctcttttttaaaaaattacttgcgcttttagaaaaaataatttattttacattgaCCTGTTAGTTATTTTCCGATAATCAAACATTTTTTgtgaaataaacatagaaaaatgtaaaaaaaatatttttcataaaactttttacatgtaaacaaatgaACCCTAAGTGTGTAATTGCAAAATGGCAGCCATACGTTTAGTATTTTCTCTCCATTTTATTTATAACATGCTAAAATAAATAAGGAATTGAATGCCCACCATGACAACTGTTTTGAGTTTTTTCTGTGGCTATAATAAAGCCTTTCCTTCTCAAACAATGCCCGCATGGCCACATGGAGACCTTTCCTCAAGGTACTAGCTATTTATTGATAAGTTAATAATTTGTACTAGTTCTCATGTTTCGTGTGTTTTATACatgattttatgtatttatttttaaaaatttatttactaattaGATGAGAATTAATCTAATTTGCAATAAaaaagtattaattttaaaaaaataatttagagaataaataacattttaaaagcaatgaaaataaaaaaaatgaaaaacaaccgatagtaaaatattaaatgatcaaataaaagaatttgttatttgaaTATGAGTCAAAATCAAGATAGTCAGTACCGTATCAACGGATGTACTATTTTCCTACTAATACTGGTATGTACCAATATTAGTCTATTTCGGTGTACGGTTTCTAATGTAtcgctattttttaaaaatatttgatatatgtgtataaaaatatttataaatatcaaataatgaaattaaataaatctcaaatataaaatactcataaaaataaagctttggttgtagtgataaaaaaatattttaaagatgcTAGTGTCAttgattcaaatattataatatgtaaattttacGATACCAAAAAATATAAAGTACTCATCAATTctgtataatattatttaataagatTCAAAATTACAATCCATCATTAAACAAcctcaaaataaacaaataaaaaaatcatttcataacTTAAATAATAACACGGTCCCATAAAAAAATTCCATAACTTAAACAATAATTTGATCCCATACTATGCATATGAATTCCATAATTcaacaaatccaaaataaataatattttaggtttttattttttgaaacttaCTGGTATATCATATTCTGATCAATTCGAGTGAAATCAACTAGTACGATAAATACCAACCAAAATTTGCACCAAAAAAgaacctaaaattttttgttcTAGTTACTATTGAAATGGAGCATTTCAGCCGCTATCGGAACAGAATTGACTTTCATGGTCAAAATTTTATCCACaaagaacttttattttaatacttCATTGCCTTTGACATTATATTTCACAACATAACGATAAACAACATTCACaattatatgtaattattattaaaatcaaataatagtaaaactatcaaatctcaaataataataaaaattatatattttttggtgaTGGAAAAACAATAAAGTTAATCAGTTAAAGCGTATTGGATTTGAGATTTGGCAATTTTCATCAGTTCAAAAGTTTGTCCAAACTTATGCTTTCATATATACTAGTTTCTAATGTCACATGTGTTGTATGTGATTTTACGCgtttaatatttaatcaaattttttaatattgtatttctaattgtattaattaatgtaaaataatatttcttgtttcaattattgaatataattaaaatatattaacttatcaatttaaatattataatataaaaatttctaatcataattaaaacattCTTAACATATTCAACATATAATATAGTTTTAATCTATGTGATTAATACAAGataacattattcaaaataataactaattaacataattaactctaatattaattaagtgataattaatatgCTTAGAATTCTATTCAGTAACAACTctattttacattaataaaattagtgctcttcttttcttcatcaaattttttaaataataattataattatatttaatttctttccTTCATCTTATGCTtatatttaataactctattttaaaattaacacaaTATCTCTTAACTAATAAtggtaaattatattataactatttttaaatgtgtaattatcacgacttcaacatctactaaaatataattacttttaaatttataattataataacttctatttaaaataaatagtattatcgtcagttatatttttttttcaaacttgtgcttttatatatactaatttCTATTGCACATACGCTACATGTGATTTCAAACatttaattcttaattaatttttaaataacatattttaattattgttacCTTTCATTGATAGTGATAGTTTGTTTTAGTTTTTAACTAATATACAAATTcgaaactatataaaaaaagtaaactataatattaatttgaaagaaacaaaaaataggTAAAGCAACATACAACAATTTCTATAATAGTTCATGATAAATACGAAAATAttcacaattaaaaaaaaacgattttaaaaatgattatttcAAACCATATAAACAACTTatagaaaagaaattttaaattacaaatgaaattatacataaaaatatatgcaaatttataaattaaaaatatacatgatTATGTACATAAAAGTATCGATAAAATGTACATAAAAATTACATATGATAATATATAAACAATGTTATAAAACAACAATACATAAGAATATACACAGGGttatgcataaatatatataaaaaatacataaataaaataacattaacctcaatacattcataaaaatatacataaaattatcaTACTTATTATCCTAAAGAAAGAATTTACCATCATAAACTATtgccgtatatatatattatgcattatataaataaaagttatatattgtACATAAATTCAACACAAGAAGTTTATTTTGTAAATCAACAATTATAAATAAACTATACTTATGGTATAGTTATTAATCATATCAATCGTACATCTATAAAAAAACAGTCTacgtcatatatatatatgagaaaattaaaaaaataatataaaattaattttatcgaGATACATAAATATGAAATCTTaacattaacaaaaataattGGGACAGAGTGATATGAACGATACTTTTGTAATTTCAAGATTTtaagagtttaaaatttttttaaaagattaaaaatataatatttaatttccatgtcattaagaatttcaaaaaaaaaaaaaaattcttcacaCCTACCATTTTAACCACTACACTCAACCACCACTCAATTCGCCATCACTAGTGGAATAACCATTGGCCTTCACCATCACCACAATTTCTAACTATATCCACCATCTTCCCCATCATCACTACAACTTGCTACACCATCACCTCATTACCACCTCTCCTACAACCCAAATCCCAATAGCCACCACCATAAAAGACCCAAAACCCTATCAACACCATTATGTCACGGGACACAAATCAAAGCCCATGATCATTGCACATAGAACATCTCATGGAGATCAACTAATTAGAACGTCTCATGGAGGTCAACTAATTAAATGAGGCTTATTTGACCCACTTGAACTGGCCTCACTCGTAGAACATATGGAGAAATCCATTTATTTGAAGCCTTAGTGGTCCAGTGAAGCAGTCCAGTAAAATTAGAGTTACTAGAGAAATTAATGTAAATCCTAAGGGATAAAGATGTAAAGAGTTTAAATACCTTAAGACTCTTAATTGTAGAAATGTTCTGATATTGACCGTCGATATAACTCAATCTGTACCGTTAGttttggggagctcaactataaatagaggcctcctCCTTCCTTTGTAATAATCCTATTGAAAATTAAAGAATATATTTAAGAGCATTTACTTAAATATTTGGTGTGAATTGCTTTCTTGTGgccttttttctattttctcgTTGCTCTTTCATTTCGAATTCGCTTCCGCTATACTTTtcggtgccttagagaattttcGAGAGAATTCTTACTTTTTAAGTTAGGTTgacttatgcagatttgaagcaaaAAAAATCATCTAAGGAAACCACACTTAagttctagccccgtgacaatTGCTTATCCTTCAACAACCATACCTAAAGCCCTTACAATCAAAATCTTTATtacttaataaaaatgaaaaaaagccCAAATtagaacttgaaaaaaaaaagattagaataagtcaaaaaagaaaaaagacaagggaaaaaaataagaggagaaaattcaaaaagaaaaaagaaaacataaaaaggaGACTCATCTAACAGAATCAAAGCCTCCAATGCTCTCCTTCCAAATCTAGATGATGGGTTCAGCATCAAGACCGAGAAGAATGGCATAACTCGGAATTGAGGCAATCAGATAACTGGAGAAGGAGATCGAAAGATATTAAGCTCTTGGTTTTAAGATGAAAGTTGAAGAGTTTATAGCCAATcaatgcaaaactaacaaaagATTTGAGAttaagagaaagagagaagagtTTTGATGTGTCTCGTAGCTAGAAAAGAGACGACGATAGCAAGTTGGAAGAGGCaagaatttgatttttgtttgagAGGAAGAATTATTTTGGAAAGCTAAAATTTTCATGTaattagaaaaaggaaaatataatATGATGTGGAaattttataattgatttattaattataaaaatgctAACTCAAATTTTTGTTAGTCAAAATACCTTAGTGTggctaaatgaaaaaaattggtaACGGGAGtgcttaaaatgaaaacttaagtatatatatatatattatgaaaatatttgaAGTCTTGTTAGTGGAGTTTGTAAACTTCATCAGTAGGGTTAATGATTGAGAAGTGTACTATAGagacataataaaatattaaaaaaataaatattttattaaaagagatacatgaaaaatttttaagtacgttgaataaaaaaaatatactgtcaatgtatcaaatattaaccttatatatatttgaatatgaaaCTATTTACATGActataaaatttaagtaattttatatttttctatattttttatacaattaatatgttaacaattttactatcatattccataaaattttctaaatatttatttttattaaaaattttctaacagTTTATTATAAGCTGCtatgattttttattataaaattttttatgctaaacttttttaacattaatttcattattgATTTTATCATCTGTTGCATTTGAtacaatgtttaaaattatttataacccctcctcttaaataagaagataatacaTTTCAACACACTCAAACCTACGACTttctacattgacaacaatactaataccaatcgagctaaaactcaatcaacatGCTAAAATTATGTTCTCACTcggattaatattaaataatttaaaacgatTTGATCAAATAAATAATCATTATTATAAGTTATGctgttttaatttctttttcccgTAATATATTTGTTCAGCACCCCTGGTTGATATGCATAActtctttaaatacttaaaaa
It includes:
- the LOC107901919 gene encoding heat shock 70 kDa protein, mitochondrial — its product is MAASVLRRALQRRELHSACRSLTGNAKTSLARSPLVKWASLARSFSSRPVGNDVIGIDLGTTNSCVSVMEGKNPRVIENAEGARTTPSVVAFNQQGELIVGTPAKRQAVTNPTNTFFGTKRLIGRRFDDAQTQKEMKMVPYKIVRAPNGDAWLEANGKTYSPSQIGAFVLTKMKETAEAYLGKTVTKAVITVPAYFNDAQRQATKDAGRIAGLDVERIINEPTAAALSYGMNNKEGIIAVFDLGGGTFDVSILEISNGVFEVKATNGDTFLGGEDFDNALLEYLVSEYNRTDNIDLSKDRLALQRLREAAEKAKIELSSTSQTEINLPFITADASGAKHLNITLTRSKFEGLVSSLIERTRIPCKNCLKDAGISLNDVDEVLLVGGMTRVPKVQEIVSEIFGKSPSKGVNPDEAVAMGAAIQGGILRGDVKELLLLDVTPLSLGIETLGGIFTRLINRNTTIPTKKSQVFSTAADNQTQVGIKVLQGERHMAADNKILGEFDLVGIPPAPRGMPQIEVTFDIDANGIVTVSAKDKATGKEQQITIRSSGGLSEDEIDKMVKEAELHAQKDEERRTLIDLRNSADTSIYNIEKSLNEYRDKIPNEIASEIESAVADLRNAMAGDSVDEIKAKMDAANKAVSKIGEHMSKGSGSDGGSSGSGGSTGEDQSPEAEYQEARK